The Lycium barbarum isolate Lr01 chromosome 9, ASM1917538v2, whole genome shotgun sequence genome has a segment encoding these proteins:
- the LOC132611803 gene encoding uncharacterized protein LOC132611803, protein MTNTGNQAGGALNNVNAQERDTVTGEVRARNDQNLVSPHGSEHRGNDLPSNDDHEEEEMIPDCRDLRDEVTRLLKKGYLREFLSDRAKNSYGKNKGSNKHFDQAKPSQVINMIIGGTEVAGTPFITKRTKFSVTREMRSRSFVPEEAIIFIDEDAYGVNFPYNDALVISVMIVDTQVKRILIDLGGSANIIRWKVVDQLSTIDKLTPSSRVLNGFNMASETVKGEILLPINVGGILKHTKVYVIDGDMSYNAIFGRP, encoded by the exons ATGACAAACACTGGAAATCAAGCTGGTGGGGCATTGAACAATGTCAATGCACAAGAGAGAGATACGGTGACAGGAGAAGTCAGGGCAAGGAATGACCAGAACCTGGTTTCACCTCATGGATCAGAGCACAGAGGAAATGATTTGCCTTCCAATGATGACCATGAAGAAGAGGAAATGATACCAG ATTGTCGAGACCTTCGAGATGAGGTTACGCGGTTGCTAAAGAAAGGGTATCTAAGAGAATTCCTAAGTGATAGAGCCAAGAATAGTTACGGAAAGAACAAAGGTTCAAACAAACATTTTGATCAGGCCAAACCAAGTCAGGTGATCAACATGATAATAGGCGGAACGGAGGTCGCAGGAACACCTTTTATTACAAAAAGGACGAAATTCTCGGTGACTCGAGAAATGAGGTCACGAAGCTTTGTTCCAGAAGAAGCAATCATATTCATCGATGAAGATGCATATGGCGTTAATTTTCCCTACAATGATGCTTTGGTAATCTCAGTTATGATAGTTGATACTCAAGTCAAGCGAATATTGATCGACCTGGGTGGTTCAGCAAACATAATCCGATGGAAGGTGGTAGATCAATTGTCGACGATTGATAAACTTACACCATCCTCCAGAGTGCTTAATGGTTTCAATATGGCTAGTGAAACTGTGAAAGGGGAGATTTTACTGCCAATCAATGTGGGAGGAATTCTTAAACACACCAAGGTTTATGTTATAGATGGTGACATGAGCTACAATGCGATCTTTGGAAGACCTTAG